A part of Solenopsis invicta isolate M01_SB chromosome 2, UNIL_Sinv_3.0, whole genome shotgun sequence genomic DNA contains:
- the LOC120359750 gene encoding putative gustatory receptor 28b: MFKSSKFQGSKSKKKGNIWQLFRATNFESLMYPCFTFCRILGIFPYNINAFNIKTCKPCYILSIIIICVFCICELISLYEINISNYVKQQTRSLQVNCFYIFGGFIPVVTFILSKPRMRLIQTILKVSLRLPSESYQNQSKLIHAKDIIGPVLIVVEELILFSTLQSSVLQRILTTYIILVTFQMDMLYMNCVCVIKACFKQINDNLMNLVELVTNDEPYIFRGIYNNKKNPLVLMALEALKKQHLVISDTVQELNMIFSLQLLLTAIHTFVEVTFILYFYLMRWKIGMVLFSSNEKIYDMFLIVATIYYSIKMGLIIWACETSKNQAIEINTTVHSVLNSISDKQIKRELQLFSLQLMHRKNIFSTKWFNMDGMFLTAMVGSIAKKLLILIEFLFIMSNSCSGNSIINS; encoded by the exons atgttcaaatcATCGAAGTTCCAAGgatctaaaagtaaaaaaaagggaaatataTGGCAGCTATTCAGAGCCACGAATTTTGAATCGTTGATGTATCCTTGCTTCACTTTTTGTCGTATTCTGGGGATATTTCCATATAATATCAATGCTTTCAACATCAAAACTTGCAAACCATGCTATATTCTATCGATCATTATTATCTGCGTCTTTTGCATTTGCGAACTAATCAGCCtctatgaaattaatatttctaattatgtTAAACAACAGACCAGGAGTTTACAAGTTAACTGCTTCTATATTTTCGGTGGTTTTATACCAGTTGTCACTTTCATTTTGAGTAAACCACGAATGCGTTTAATTCAAACTATACTGAAAGTCTCTTTAAGATTGCCCTCAGAGTCATATCAAAATCAATCTAAACTAATCCATGCCAAGGACATTATTGGACCAGTCTTAATAGTCGTGGAAGAGTTGATACTTTTCTCTACTTTACAAAGTAGCGTTTTACAAAGGATTCTCACGACATATATCATCCTAGTAACGTTTCAAATGGATATGTTATACATGAATTGTGTTTGTGTAATAAAAGCTTGTTTCAAGCAAATCAACGACAATCTGATGAATCTAGTAGAACTAGTAACAAACGATGAGCCATATATTTTTAGAGgaatctataataataaaaaaaatccattagTGCTGATGGCACTCGAGGCTTTGAAAAAACAACATTTGGTGATCAGCGACACAGTGCAGGAGCTAAATATGATTTTTAGTTTGCAACTTCTTCTTACCGCAATTCACACTTTTGTTGAAGTCACTTTCATATTGTACTTCTACTTAATGCGTTGGAAAATTGGCATGGTATTATTTAGTTCAAATGAAAAGATTTATGATATGTTTCTGATAGTAGCTACaatatattattctataaaaatggGATTAATAATATGGGCTTGCGAAACCAGCAAGAATCAAGCTATAGAGATCAACACTACTGTCCACAGCGTGCTAAACAGCATCAGCGACAAGCAAATAAAACGTGAG ttgcaattattttctttgcaattaatgcatcgtaaaaatatattctccACAAAATGGTTTAATATGGATGGAATGTTTCTCACTGCT atgGTGGGTAGCATTGCCAAAAAGTTATTAATCTtgatagaattcctgtttataaTGTCAAATTCTTGCAGTGgaaattctataattaattcATAA
- the LOC113003103 gene encoding uncharacterized protein LOC113003103 produces MFNLLSKFQKLKKNKKWKIRWLFHATNFESLMYPCFTFCRIIGLFPYKIDAMTFKISKPCYIFSGVITCIACVYNLIILYDINLSKNIKYKSLPMTLERNCFYVFGGFIAVVTFILSGPRMHLIQTILEVSLRLPQESYQNLSRLIHAKDIFGFFCIIVQAVIFYSWMQFSVLRKILTLYFVIVLFIMDMLYMNCVCVLKACFKQINDNLMNLPGLVTNREIYFLRRTYYEQRNPFLLMQLKALKKQHLEISNTVQMLKIIFSLQLLSTISLTFIQITLNLYFYLVRVQVRSMSYRENQVYYNYFITAITFCLTKIVLIIWACETGKNQAAEISITVQDILNSTSDKETKYELHLFSLQLLHCENEFSVKGLSVDFTLLSRVSQSSAFVE; encoded by the exons ATGTTCAACttgttatcaaaatttcaaaaactcaaaaaaaataaaaagtggaAAATACGGTGGCTATTCCATGCTACAAATTTTGAATCATTGATGTATCCCTGCTTCACTTTTTGCCGTATTATAGGACTATTTCCATACAAGATCGACGCTATGACTTTCAAGATTTCTAAACCATGCTACAttttttcgggtgttattacCTGCATCGCGTGTGTTTACAATCTAATAATTCTCTATGACATCaatctttcaaaaaatattaaatataaaagcttACCAATGACACTTGAACGTAACTGCTTCTACGTTTTCGGCGGTTTCATAGCAGTCGTCACATTCATTTTGAGTGGACCACGAATGCATTTAATTCAGACCATACTGGAGGTCTCTTTGAGATTGCCTCAAGAATCATATCAAAACCTATCTAGACTAATCCATGCTAAGGacatttttggatttttttgcATAATCGTGCAAGCGGTGATATTTTATAGCTGGATGCAGTTTAGTGTCTTACGCAAAATTTTGACACTATATTTCGTCATAGTGCTATTCATAATGGATATGCTATACATGAATTGTGTTTGcgtattaaaagcttgtttcaAGCAAATCAACGACAATTTGATGAATCTGCCAGGACTCGTGACAAATCGTGAGATATATTTTCTAAGAAGAACCTATTACGAACAGAGAAATCCGTTTTTATTAATGCAACTCAAAGCTTTAAAAAAGCAGCATCTGGAAATCAGCAACACAGTACAAATGCTGAAAATAATCTTCAGTTTGCAACTtctttctacaatatctctaaCCTTCATTCAAATCACTTTAAATCTGTATTTCTACTTAGTGCGAGTACAAGTGAGGTCTATGAGCTACAGGGAAAATCAAGTTTATTACAATTACTTCATTACAGCGATAACATTTTGCCTCACAAAAATAGTGTTGATAATATGGGCTTGCGAAACTGGCAAGAATCAAGCTGCCGAAATCAGTATTACTGTTCAAGACATCCTTAACAGCACTAGTGATAAAGAAACAAAGTACGAG TTACACCTATTTTCCTTGCAATTGCTACATTGTGAAAATGAATTCTCTGTAAAGGGGCTTAGTGTGGATTTCACGCTTCTCAGTAGGGTGAGTCAATCATCTGCtttcgttgaataa
- the LOC113003102 gene encoding uncharacterized protein LOC113003102: protein MQIMHREIRFAAKGLTVDATLLTTIVGNISTYLIILMQFLTMPQFCNKEVATNVTQITQ from the exons ATGCAAATTATGCATCGCGAAATAAGGTTCGCTGCGAAGGGTCTCACTGTAGACGCGACGCTTCTCACTACA atTGTGGGAAACATCAGcacatatttaataatcttgatGCAGTTTTTAACCATGCCACAATTTTGCAATAAAGAAGTTGCCACAAATGTAACACAAATAActcaataa
- the LOC113003119 gene encoding uncharacterized protein LOC113003119: MINSLLELQRRIKCKVWKKWHLFHATDFQSLMYPCFTICRILGIFPYKINALTFETSKRHYIFPTVIICALCIYELEALYEINFSKNMSHVPSILARNCFYILGGFIAIVTYILSGPRMHLFQTIMEASLKLPSVSYKKMSRMIHAKDIFGFFLLVGQVSCYNSIMDFNNFDKFFVQYGLLLIHQMDMLHMNCVCVLKACFKGINDNLTNLRELVANDKPRLPRHTNNHEHGNPFLLMELKVLKKQHVVVSDTVQMLNTIFSLQVLASIVMTFCCITFYLYFYIMHWKIGKIIMNVDYSLYNTLLVTSVLYYCIKITLIAWACDTGRDQALKIGITIHEILNSTIDKQIKDELKMFSLQVLHRENTFSAKGLIIDSTLLVAIVCNVTTYLLILIQFMVADHVCNKNFSTNGTILV, translated from the exons ATGATTAATTCATTATTGGAACTTCAAAGACGCATCAAGTGTAAAGTGTGGAAGAAATGGCATCTGTTCCATGCTACGGACTTTCAGTCGCTGATGTATCCCTGCTTTACCATTTGTCGCATTCTCGGAATATTTCCGTACAAAATCAACGCTTTGACTTTTGAAACTTCGAAACGACATTACATTTTTCCGACCGTTATTATTTGCGCTCTCTGTATTTACGAACTGGAAGCACTGTATGAGATTAACTTTAGTAAAAACATGTCACACGTACCAAGCATTCTCGCACGCAACTGTTTTTATATACTCGGCGGTTTTATTGCGATTGTTACGTATATTTTAAGCGGGCCTCGAATGCACTTATTCCAGACTATAATGGAGGCCTCTTTGAAACTGCCCTCtgtttcgtataaaaaaatgtctagAATGATCCACGCTAAAGATATTTTTGGTTTCTTTCTTCTAGTCGGACAAGTGTCATGTTATAATTCCATAATGGACttcaataattttgataagTTTTTTGTGCAGTACGGTCTCCTACTAATACATCAAATGGATATGCTACACATGAATTGTGTTTGCGTATTAAAGGCTTGTTTTAAGGGAATCAATGATAATCTGACAAATTTACGGGAGCTTGTGGCAAATGACAAGCCGCGTCTTCCGAGACACACAAATAATCATGAGCATGGAAATCCATTTTTACTAATGGAGCTCAAAGTTTTGAAAAAGCAACATGTAGTGGTCAGCGACACAGTGCAAATGTTGAATACGATTTTCAGTTTACAGGTTCTCGCTAGCATAGTTATGACTTTTTGCTGTATCACTTTCTATCTGTATTTCTATATAATGCATTGGAAAATCGGCAAGATAATAATGAATGTAGATTACAGCTTGTATAACACGTTATTGGTAACGtctgtattatattattgtatcaaAATAACGTTGATTGCGTGGGCTTGTGATACAGGCAGAGATCAGGCTCTAAAAATTGGTATCACCATTCACGAAATACTCAACAGCACCATCGATAAACAAATCAAAGATGAG TTGAAGATGTTTTCCTTGCAAGTACTGCATCGCGAAAATACATTCTCCGCCAAGGGTCTTATAATAGATTCAACGCTTCTAGTTGCG ATAGTGTGTAATGTCACTacatatctattaattttaatacaattcatGGTTGCCGATCacgtttgtaataaaaatttttcaaccaATGGAACAATACTTGTTTAA